Proteins from a single region of Streptococcus mitis:
- a CDS encoding pneumococcal-type histidine triad protein has translation MKINKKYLAGSAAALVLSVCAYELGLHQAQTVKENNRVSYIDGKQPSQKAENLTPDEVSKKEGINAEQIVIKITDQGYVTSHGDHYHYYNGKVPYDAIISEELLMKDPNYQLKDSDIVNEIKGGYVIKVDGKYYVYLTDASHADNVRTKEEITRQKQEHGSNHGGGSSDKAVVAARAQGRYTTDDGYIFNASDIIEDTGDAYIVPHGNHFHYIPKSDLSASELAAARAFLSGKGSQTSSVGYRPSTNSSISSSSAISNSSSYGQTNQSNVETNTRRWAPSVSPQVDNSYQASPSEDVSSLLKQLYALPLSQRHVESDGLVFDPAQITRKTANGVAVPHGDHYHFIPYSQMSDLEQKIARMISENYQGNHTTAGGKELKPIPNPSLPNLIPSPVLPALTLKPLKPIVKPAPTPNPKIDSNSSLVSQLVRKVGEGYVFEEKGISRYVFAKDLPSDTVKNLESKLSKQESVSHALTAKKENVPPRDQEFYDKAYNLLAEAHKSLSENKGRVSDFQALDKLAERLNDESSNKGKLVDDLLAFLAPITHPERLGKPNSQIEYTENEVRIAQLADKYTTSDGYIFDEHDIISDEGDAYVTPHMGHSHWIGKDSLSDKEKAAAQSYTKEKGILPPSADADAQANPTGDSAAAIYNRVKGEKRIPLVRLPYMVEHTVEVKNGNLIIPHKDHYHNIKFAWFDDHSYKAPNGYTLEDLFATIKYYVEHPNERPHSNDGWGNASDHVLGKKDHSEDPNKNFKADEEPVEETPAEPEVPQVETEKVEAKLKEAEVLLAKVTDASLKGNATETLAGLRNNLSLQTMDNNGIMAEAEKLLALLKGSNPSPVNKEKTN, from the coding sequence ATGAAAATCAATAAGAAATATCTAGCTGGGTCTGCGGCTGCACTTGTTTTAAGTGTGTGTGCTTATGAACTAGGTTTGCATCAAGCCCAAACTGTAAAAGAAAATAACCGTGTTTCATACATCGATGGTAAACAACCAAGTCAAAAGGCAGAGAATTTGACACCTGATGAAGTCAGTAAAAAAGAAGGTATTAATGCCGAGCAAATCGTCATCAAGATTACGGACCAAGGTTATGTGACTTCTCATGGGGACCACTATCATTATTACAATGGTAAGGTTCCTTATGACGCTATCATCAGTGAAGAGTTGCTGATGAAGGATCCGAATTATCAGTTGAAGGATTCAGATATTGTCAATGAAATCAAGGGTGGCTATGTGATTAAGGTAGATGGTAAGTATTATGTCTATCTAACGGACGCATCACATGCTGATAATGTTCGAACAAAAGAAGAAATCACTCGTCAGAAGCAGGAACACGGTAGTAATCACGGAGGTGGTTCTAGCGATAAAGCAGTAGTCGCTGCCAGAGCTCAGGGCCGTTATACAACAGATGATGGTTATATCTTTAATGCATCTGACATCATCGAAGATACGGGCGATGCTTATATCGTTCCTCATGGCAATCACTTCCATTACATTCCTAAGAGTGACTTGTCTGCCAGTGAATTAGCTGCTGCCCGAGCCTTCTTATCTGGTAAAGGTAGTCAAACAAGCTCAGTTGGGTATCGTCCGTCTACAAATTCTTCTATCAGTAGCTCATCAGCGATATCAAATAGTAGTTCATATGGACAAACAAATCAAAGCAATGTTGAGACAAATACTAGAAGATGGGCTCCAAGTGTTAGCCCACAAGTGGATAATAGTTATCAAGCAAGTCCAAGTGAAGATGTATCTAGTCTCTTGAAACAACTTTATGCCTTGCCACTTAGCCAACGACATGTGGAATCAGATGGGCTTGTCTTTGATCCGGCGCAGATTACAAGAAAAACTGCAAATGGTGTTGCAGTGCCTCACGGAGACCATTATCACTTTATCCCTTATTCTCAAATGTCTGATTTAGAGCAGAAGATTGCAAGAATGATTTCTGAAAATTATCAAGGAAATCATACTACTGCAGGTGGCAAAGAATTAAAACCAATTCCGAATCCAAGTCTTCCAAATTTAATTCCATCTCCTGTTTTGCCAGCTCTTACCTTAAAACCTTTGAAACCTATTGTAAAGCCGGCTCCTACTCCAAATCCTAAAATAGACTCAAATTCTTCTTTGGTTAGTCAGCTGGTACGAAAAGTTGGAGAAGGATATGTATTCGAAGAAAAGGGCATCTCTCGTTATGTCTTTGCGAAAGATTTACCATCTGACACTGTTAAAAATCTGGAAAGCAAGTTATCAAAACAAGAGAGTGTTTCACACGCTTTAACTGCTAAAAAAGAAAATGTACCACCTCGCGACCAAGAATTTTATGATAAAGCATATAATTTGTTGGCCGAGGCTCATAAATCCTTGTCTGAAAATAAAGGTCGCGTTTCTGATTTCCAAGCCTTAGACAAATTAGCAGAACGCTTGAATGATGAATCTTCTAATAAAGGAAAATTGGTAGATGATTTATTGGCATTCCTAGCACCAATTACTCACCCAGAGCGACTTGGAAAACCAAATTCTCAAATTGAATATACCGAAAACGAAGTTCGTATTGCTCAATTAGCTGATAAGTATACGACGTCAGATGGTTACATTTTTGACGAACATGATATTATCAGTGATGAAGGAGATGCCTATGTAACACCTCATATGGGCCATAGTCACTGGATTGGAAAAGATAGCCTTTCTGATAAGGAAAAAGCTGCGGCTCAATCTTATACTAAAGAAAAAGGAATTTTACCTCCGTCAGCAGACGCAGATGCTCAAGCAAATCCAACTGGAGATAGTGCAGCGGCTATTTACAATCGTGTGAAAGGTGAGAAACGAATTCCACTCGTTCGACTTCCATACATGGTTGAGCATACAGTAGAAGTTAAAAATGGTAATTTAATCATTCCTCACAAGGATCATTACCATAACATTAAATTTGCTTGGTTTGATGATCATTCATACAAGGCTCCAAATGGTTATACTCTAGAAGACTTATTTGCGACGATTAAGTACTATGTTGAACATCCTAATGAACGTCCACATTCTAATGATGGATGGGGAAATGCCAGCGACCATGTCTTAGGCAAGAAAGACCATAGTGAAGATCCAAATAAGAACTTCAAAGCGGATGAAGAACCAGTAGAGGAAACACCTGCTGAGCCGGAAGTTCCTCAAGTAGAGACTGAAAAAGTAGAGGCCAAGCTTAAAGAAGCAGAAGTTTTACTTGCTAAAGTAACAGATGCTAGTCTGAAAGGCAATGCGACAGAAACCCTAGCTGGTTTACGAAATAACTTGAGTCTGCAAACCATGGATAATAATGGAATCATGGCAGAAGCAGAAAAATTACTTGCTTTGCTAAAAGGAAGTAATCCTTCACCTGTGAATAAGGAAAAAACAAACTAA
- a CDS encoding pneumococcal-type histidine triad protein, which yields MKINKKYLAGSAAALVLSVCAYELGLHQAQTVKENNRVSYIDGKQPSQKAENLTPDEVSKKEGINAEQIVIKITDQGYVTSHGDHYHYYNGKVPYDAIISEELLMKDPNYQLKDSDIVNEIKGGYVIKVDGKYYVYLKDAAHADNVRSKEEITRQKQEHGSNHGGGSSDKEVVAARAQGRYTTDDGYIFNASDIIEDTGDAYIVPHGNHFHYIPKSDLSASELAAARAFLSGKGSQTSSVGYRPSTNSSNSSSSEASNSSSYGQTNQSNVETNTRRWTPSVSPQVDNSYQASPSEDVSSLLKQLYALPLSQRHVESDGLVFDPAQITRKTTNGVAVPHGDHYHFIPYSQMSDLEQKIARMISENYQGNHTTAGGKELKPIPTPSLPKPIPAPEPTPIPSPQPVPNPKPTPSNPIDGKLVKQVIRKVVDGYVFEENGISRYISAKELSAETVAAIDDKLAKQESLSHELGAKKTNLASADQKFYNKVYDLLATVHQDLISNKGRQADFDALDRLLERLNDESSDKVKLVDDILAFLAPIRHPERLGKPNAQIAYTDDEIQVAKLAGKYTTEDGYIFDPRDITSDEGDAYVTPHMSHSHWIKKESLSEAERASGQAYAKEKGLTPPSTNHQSSGNTEAKGAEAIYNRVKAAKKVPLDRMPYNLQHTVEVKNGSLIIPHYDHYHNIKFEWFDEGLYEAPKGYTLEELFETVKYYVEHPNERPHSDSGWGNASDHVQRNHNSQAANNQTEKPTEEKPQTEKIEEEKPREEKPKNEKAESPKPKEPEELEESPSEPEEHQVETEKVEEKLREAEELLKKIKDPILKFNANETLTGLKNNLLFGSQDNNTIMAEAEKLLVLLKESK from the coding sequence ATGAAAATCAATAAGAAATATCTAGCTGGGTCTGCGGCTGCACTTGTTTTAAGTGTCTGTGCTTATGAACTAGGTTTGCATCAGGCTCAAACTGTGAAAGAAAATAACCGTGTTTCTTACATTGATGGTAAACAACCGAGTCAAAAGGCAGAGAATTTAACACCTGATGAAGTTAGTAAAAAAGAAGGTATTAATGCTGAGCAAATTGTTATCAAGATTACGGATCAAGGTTATGTGACTTCTCATGGAGACCATTATCATTACTATAATGGCAAGGTTCCTTATGATGCTATCATTAGTGAAGAACTGCTGATGAAAGATCCGAATTATCAGTTGAAGGATTCAGATATTGTCAATGAAATCAAGGGTGGCTATGTGATTAAGGTAGATGGTAAGTATTATGTCTATCTAAAGGATGCAGCACATGCTGATAATGTTCGCTCAAAAGAAGAAATTACTCGTCAGAAGCAGGAACACGGTAGTAATCACGGAGGTGGTTCTAGCGATAAAGAGGTAGTCGCTGCCAGAGCTCAGGGTCGTTATACAACAGATGATGGTTATATCTTTAATGCATCTGATATTATAGAAGATACGGGAGATGCCTATATCGTTCCTCATGGTAATCACTTCCATTATATTCCTAAGAGTGACTTGTCTGCCAGTGAATTAGCTGCTGCTCGAGCCTTCCTATCTGGAAAAGGTAGTCAAACAAGCTCAGTTGGCTATCGTCCGTCTACAAATTCTTCTAACAGTAGCTCATCAGAGGCATCGAATAGTAGTTCATATGGACAAACAAATCAAAGCAATGTTGAGACAAATACCAGAAGATGGACTCCAAGTGTTAGCCCACAAGTGGATAATAGCTATCAAGCTAGTCCGAGTGAAGACGTATCCAGTCTCTTGAAACAGCTTTATGCCTTGCCACTCAGCCAACGACATGTGGAATCAGATGGGCTTGTCTTTGATCCGGCGCAGATTACAAGAAAAACTACGAATGGTGTTGCAGTGCCTCACGGAGACCATTATCACTTTATCCCTTATTCTCAAATGTCTGATTTAGAGCAGAAGATTGCGAGAATGATTTCTGAAAATTATCAAGGAAATCATACTACTGCAGGTGGTAAAGAATTAAAACCAATTCCGACTCCAAGCCTTCCAAAACCAATTCCTGCTCCAGAGCCTACCCCAATACCAAGTCCACAACCTGTACCAAATCCTAAACCAACTCCAAGCAATCCAATTGATGGAAAATTGGTAAAACAGGTGATTCGAAAGGTGGTTGATGGTTATGTCTTCGAAGAGAATGGAATTTCGCGTTATATTTCTGCCAAGGAACTTTCAGCAGAAACTGTTGCAGCCATTGATGATAAACTTGCCAAACAAGAAAGTTTGTCTCATGAGTTAGGAGCTAAGAAAACCAATCTTGCATCTGCTGATCAAAAATTTTACAACAAAGTTTATGATTTACTAGCAACAGTTCATCAAGATTTGATTTCCAATAAAGGGCGCCAAGCTGATTTTGACGCTTTGGATAGACTATTGGAACGTCTCAACGATGAGTCAAGTGATAAGGTCAAGTTAGTTGATGATATCCTTGCTTTTCTAGCGCCGATTCGTCATCCAGAACGTTTAGGAAAACCAAATGCACAAATAGCTTACACAGATGATGAGATTCAAGTAGCCAAGTTGGCAGGCAAGTATACAACAGAAGATGGCTATATCTTTGATCCACGTGATATTACCAGTGATGAGGGGGATGCCTATGTAACTCCGCATATGAGCCACAGTCATTGGATTAAGAAAGAAAGTTTGTCTGAAGCTGAAAGAGCATCAGGTCAAGCTTATGCTAAAGAGAAAGGTTTGACTCCTCCTTCAACAAATCATCAAAGTTCAGGAAATACTGAGGCTAAGGGAGCAGAAGCGATTTACAATAGAGTAAAAGCAGCTAAGAAGGTACCACTTGACCGTATGCCTTACAATCTCCAACATACTGTGGAAGTTAAAAATGGAAGTTTGATTATACCTCATTATGACCATTACCATAACATCAAATTTGAGTGGTTTGACGAAGGACTTTATGAGGCACCTAAGGGGTATACTTTAGAAGAGCTATTTGAAACTGTGAAGTATTATGTCGAACATCCAAACGAACGTCCGCATTCAGATAGTGGTTGGGGCAATGCGAGCGACCATGTTCAAAGAAACCACAATAGTCAAGCTGCTAACAATCAAACAGAGAAACCAACAGAGGAGAAACCTCAGACAGAAAAAATTGAGGAGGAAAAACCTCGCGAAGAAAAACCGAAAAATGAGAAAGCAGAATCTCCAAAACCAAAAGAACCAGAGGAATTAGAAGAATCACCATCGGAACCAGAGGAACATCAGGTTGAAACTGAAAAGGTTGAAGAAAAACTGAGAGAGGCGGAAGAGTTACTTAAAAAGATTAAGGATCCAATTCTTAAGTTCAATGCCAACGAAACTCTCACAGGATTAAAAAATAACCTGTTATTTGGTTCTCAGGACAACAATACTATTATGGCAGAAGCTGAAAAGCTATTAGTCTTGTTAAAGGAGAGTAAGTAA
- a CDS encoding metal ABC transporter substrate-binding protein, with product MVKKRTILVLMTSVLALVLAACGQKESQSGKGMKIVTSFYPIYAMVREVSGDLNDVRMIQSSSGIHSFEPSANDIAAIYDADVFVYHSHTLESWAGSLDPNLKKSKVKVLEASEGMTLDRVPGLEDMEAGDGVDEKTLYDPHTWLDPEKAGEEAQIIADKLSEVDSEHKETYQKNAQAFIKKAQELTKKFQPKFEKATQKTFVTQHTAFSYLAKRFGLNQLGIAGISPEQEPSPRQLTEIQEFVKTYKVKTIFTESNASSKVAETLVKSTGVGLKTLNPLEADPQNDKTYLENLEENMSVLAEELK from the coding sequence ATGGTGAAAAAGAGGACGATTTTAGTATTGATGACCAGTGTATTGGCTCTGGTATTAGCTGCTTGTGGCCAAAAGGAAAGCCAGTCAGGTAAAGGGATGAAAATTGTGACCAGTTTTTATCCTATCTATGCCATGGTCAGGGAAGTATCTGGTGACTTGAATGATGTACGAATGATTCAGTCAAGTAGTGGAATTCACTCCTTTGAACCTTCAGCAAATGATATCGCAGCCATCTATGATGCAGATGTCTTTGTTTACCATTCGCATACGCTCGAATCTTGGGCAGGAAGTCTAGATCCAAATCTAAAAAAATCCAAAGTTAAGGTTTTAGAGGCTTCTGAAGGAATGACCTTAGATCGTGTTCCAGGATTAGAAGATATGGAAGCGGGTGATGGTGTTGATGAAAAAACGCTTTATGACCCTCATACTTGGTTAGATCCTGAAAAAGCTGGCGAAGAAGCCCAAATTATAGCTGATAAACTTTCAGAGGTTGATAGTGAACACAAAGAAACTTACCAGAAAAATGCGCAAGCCTTTATCAAAAAAGCTCAAGAATTGACTAAGAAATTCCAGCCTAAATTTGAAAAAGCGACTCAGAAAACCTTTGTAACACAACATACGGCCTTTTCTTATCTAGCGAAGAGATTTGGACTTAATCAACTTGGTATTGCAGGCATCTCTCCTGAACAAGAACCAAGTCCACGACAACTAACAGAAATTCAGGAATTTGTAAAAACCTATAAGGTTAAAACAATTTTTACAGAAAGTAACGCTTCTTCAAAAGTAGCTGAAACTCTTGTCAAATCAACAGGTGTAGGTCTTAAAACTCTAAATCCTTTAGAGGCAGACCCGCAAAATGACAAGACTTATTTAGAAAATCTTGAAGAAAATATGAGTGTTCTAGCAGAAGAATTGAAATGA